The DNA segment GGTTCAAGTCCCGTACGCCCTACTTCCGTCCCGACGCGGTGGCGCCGCCGGTCCGCGCCCCGACTCCGCAGAAGTTGTCGTACTCGCGCGCTGAGTACGACGACTTCTGCGCACTCGACGCGACCTCGCCGTCGGTCCCCGTCGCGCGTGCGCGAAAGTTGTCGTACTCGGGCGTCGCGTACGACGACTTCTGCGGAGCGGGCGGAGTGGCGGCCGGTCAGGCGTCCGGGCGGGACTTCTTGAGGCGGGACTTCGCGGCGCGCTCGGTGAGGACGGACAGGTAGTCCTGGACCGGGCGGTCGGCGAGGGAGTCGAGCTCCTTCTGGACGGCCGACTCCACCTCGGCGGCGGAGCGGTCGGGGAAGCGGGTGCGCAGGCGCGCGGACACTTCGGAGACGATCTGGTCGAGGTTCACTTCAGCGGTCACGGGCGGATCTTCCTCCCCGTTGGTTAACGGATGGTGTTCCGCCGGCGTCGACCGCGTCGGCGCTAGCACGTCCGCCGCCCGGAAGCCCGTAGTGGCCGCTCTCCGCACGACGTGGTTCGCTGTTCTCGTGCCTGACCTCCCGATGTTCCCGCTCGGCTCCGTGCTGCTGCCGCACATGCCGCTCCCGCTCCGGCTGTTCGAGCCGCGGTATCTGCGGATGCTCGGCGACGTGCTCGAGGACGACACGCTCTCGTTCGGCGTCGTGCTCATCGAGCGCGGGCAGGAGGTCGGCGGCGGCGACCAGCGCTTCCCGATCGGCACGGTCGCGCGCATCCTGAACATCGACGGCGCCGAGTCGTTCGTCACCATCGACAGCGTCGGCGAGAACCGCTTCGAGGTCGTCCGCTGGTACGACGACGATCCGTACCCGAAGGCCGAGGTGCGTCCCGTCGCGCCGCTGGAGTGGGCGCCCGAGCACGAGGAGCTGCTGCGCTCCGCCGAGTCCGCGGTGCGGACGGCGCTGGCGGTTGCGAGCGAGTTCGTCGAGCAGCGCTACGGCGCCGTCGTCGAGCTGGCCGAGGACCCGGCCGCGCACGCCTGGCAGCTCGCTGGAGTCGCTCCGGTGACCGAGCTCGACCGGCTCGCATTCCTGCGCAGCACCTCGATGGTGGAGCTGCTCGAGTCCGTGCGCGAGCGCTCCTCCGAGGCGACCGAGTCGTTCCGGGCCGGCTGGGCCTGATCGTCCCCTCGTGCTGACCGGCGTCATCCGCTGATCCGGTGACTCGCGCCGACCGCGAGAGCCCGCCTCACTCCTCGAGCGCGACTCCGCGCTCGGCCGCGAGCTTCGCCAGGTCGTCGACGACGACGAGTGCCATCCGCACCGAGCGGTCTCGCTGGTACTCCTCGTCGTCCGCGTCGATCAGCGGCGCGCGGTCGAGGGTCTCCTCGATCGACTGCGACAGCTCCCGCCAGGCGTCCTGCCGAGCGTCGTCGACGAGCGAGGCCAGGTACTGCTCGTCCCGCGCGCGGTGGCGCAGGGAGTCGGCGACCGCGAGCGAGAGCCGCTCGCGGTGGTCGAGGTTGTCGATGTCGGCGGAGCGGTAGTCGTGCACGTGGTCGGAGCGGCCGCCGACCAGGGTCGCGTCCGCGGCGATGGCGCGCAGGCGCTCG comes from the Rathayibacter festucae DSM 15932 genome and includes:
- a CDS encoding three-helix bundle dimerization domain-containing protein; the protein is MTAEVNLDQIVSEVSARLRTRFPDRSAAEVESAVQKELDSLADRPVQDYLSVLTERAAKSRLKKSRPDA
- a CDS encoding LON peptidase substrate-binding domain-containing protein; its protein translation is MPDLPMFPLGSVLLPHMPLPLRLFEPRYLRMLGDVLEDDTLSFGVVLIERGQEVGGGDQRFPIGTVARILNIDGAESFVTIDSVGENRFEVVRWYDDDPYPKAEVRPVAPLEWAPEHEELLRSAESAVRTALAVASEFVEQRYGAVVELAEDPAAHAWQLAGVAPVTELDRLAFLRSTSMVELLESVRERSSEATESFRAGWA